In Thermanaerovibrio velox DSM 12556, the genomic stretch AACAAGATAATCACCACCGGCGGCGGAGGCATGCTGCTGTCCGATGATGAAGAAGCCATAGAGACCGCCCGGTTCTGGTCCACCCAGGCTAGGGATAAGGCCCCTTGGTACCAGCATAGCCAGGTGGGGTACAACTACAGGATGAGCAACGTGCTGGCTGGAATAGGCCGGGCCCAGCTTAAGGCTTTAGATGACCGGGTGGCCGCAAGACGGAGGGTCTTTGAACGCTATAGGGACGGTCTTTCTGGTTTGGAAGGCATATCCTTCATGCCCGAGGCACCCTATGGACGGAGCAACCGATGGCTCACGGTGATATTGATAGACCCCTCGTCCGGCCGCACCCCCCTTATGGTCATGGATGCACTGGCGGAGAAGGACATAGAGACCAGGCCCCTTTGGAAACCCATGCACCTGCAGCCGGTCTTCGAGGGCTGCCGCTACTTCCCCCACGAGGACGGTTTCAGCGTATCGGATCATTTGTTCCAGGTGGGGCTCTGCCTACCCTCCGGATCCAGCCTCACTGAGGAAGACCAGGAAAGGGTCATAAGCGCAGTGAAAGAGATCTGGATGGGCTGATCATCGTGCCCCGCGAAATCCTGATCGTTACTACCGTGGCGTTAACCATAGAGTCATTCCTGATCCCCTACGCGGAGGAGCTTCGCCGCAGGGGATGGACCGTATGCACCGCCGCCCAAGGGGCCATGAAATCCCCGACCATAAGAGATGCCTTTGACGCGGTCTTCGATGTGCCTTTCGCTAGGAACCCCCTGGCCATGCGCAACCTAAGAGCGGGGTTCCTGATGCGGGGAATAACAAGATCCCGCAGTTTCTCTCTGATCCACGTACACACTCCGGTGGCCTCTTTCGTCACCAGGCTTGCGCTGGGCCCCATGAGGAACAGGGGTAGGGAGAAGGGCGTTAAGATCCTCTACACCGCCCATGGCTTCCACTTTCATCCCCATGGTAAGCCGGTGACCAACTTCATTTTCGAAACCCTGGAGAGGGTGGGATCGCCGTTCACCGACGTCCTCTTCGTGATGAACCGTTATGACCTTGCCAGGGCTCGTGAGATGAGATTAGCTCCCCGGATAGAGTTCGTCCCCGGCGTGGGGGTGGACCTGTCTTTTTTCGATCCCCCCGCGGTGGGGGCTGATGAGGTGTCATGCCTGCTTGGGGAGCTTGGCATCCCAGGTGGGCTGCCTTATTTCGTTTACGTGGCAGAGTTCAACCCAGGCAAACGCCACTCGGACCTGGTGGAGGCCATGGGATTGGTCCGGCGGGACTGCTGCGTGGTCCTTGTGGGGGATGGCCGGTTGCGCTCCAATGTGGAGGCGATGGTGTCTCAAGCAGGGCTTGCTCACCGTTTTAGGTTTGCGGGCTTCAGGAGAAGGGAGGAAGTGAGGGCACTGCTTAAGGGTTCTTCCGGGCTGCTATTCCCGTCGAGCCGAGAGGGGCTGCCAAGATCGGTTATAGAGGCCATGGCCATGGGCAAGCTGGTCATAGGGGCGGACTCCAGGGGCACGGTGGACCTTCTGGAGGAGGGCCGGGGATGGCTGTACCCAGTTGGAGATGTTCCAGAGCTT encodes the following:
- a CDS encoding DegT/DnrJ/EryC1/StrS family aminotransferase, with the protein product MADPKRIYLSPPHMTGEEMAYVEEAFKTNWVAPLGPHVEAFEREVADKVGVKHALALSSGTAGIHLGLKFLGVGSGDLVLCSSLTFAATANPIVYLGATPVFIDSDPDTWNISIPALARAVSWCLSSGIRPKAVIAVDLYGQSADYDEILRICGKHGIYVLEDAAEALGANYKGRMCGSLGNLGVLSFNGNKIITTGGGGMLLSDDEEAIETARFWSTQARDKAPWYQHSQVGYNYRMSNVLAGIGRAQLKALDDRVAARRRVFERYRDGLSGLEGISFMPEAPYGRSNRWLTVILIDPSSGRTPLMVMDALAEKDIETRPLWKPMHLQPVFEGCRYFPHEDGFSVSDHLFQVGLCLPSGSSLTEEDQERVISAVKEIWMG
- a CDS encoding glycosyltransferase, which encodes MALTIESFLIPYAEELRRRGWTVCTAAQGAMKSPTIRDAFDAVFDVPFARNPLAMRNLRAGFLMRGITRSRSFSLIHVHTPVASFVTRLALGPMRNRGREKGVKILYTAHGFHFHPHGKPVTNFIFETLERVGSPFTDVLFVMNRYDLARAREMRLAPRIEFVPGVGVDLSFFDPPAVGADEVSCLLGELGIPGGLPYFVYVAEFNPGKRHSDLVEAMGLVRRDCCVVLVGDGRLRSNVEAMVSQAGLAHRFRFAGFRRREEVRALLKGSSGLLFPSSREGLPRSVIEAMAMGKLVIGADSRGTVDLLEEGRGWLYPVGDVPELARLIERALDEPREAQEAGEAARDYVVRNMDVRKLVSSYADLCESLI